The region gcctactatctttcatgatacatatgtttattgtaaagcttgtgaacgttgccaaaagttaggaagtttaactaaaagaaacatgatgcctttaaatcctattcttattattgacatatttgatgtttggggcattgattttatgggaccatttcctaactcttttggtaatctttatattcttgttggagtcgattatgtatctaaatgggttgaagctattgcatgccacactaatgaccacaaagttgtgcttcgttttttgaaagaaaatatattttcccgttttggttcaccacgtgctataattagtgataacggtactcacttttgtaataagccatttgaacatttgatgaaacaatatggcattacacataaagtctcaacaccatatcacccacaaactagtggtcaagttgaagtgtctaatagggaagttaagcacattttagaaaaaactgtgaatccaactaggaaagattggtccttaagactcattgatgcattatgggcgtatcgtaccgcgtacaaaacgcccattggcatgtcaccctacagacttgtgtatgggaaggcgtgccatttacctgttgagttagaacatagagccttctgggcaattaagcagttaaatttttctttagacaaagcaggtgagaaacgaaagcttcaactcaatgaactagacgaaattaggaatgatgcatatgactattcaaaaaagtataaggatcgcatgaaattttaccatgataaaaatattttgagaaaagatttttatccaggtcagaaagtccttttatacaactctcgtttgcatttattcccgggaaagttacgctctaggtggtctggtccttacattgttcgtattgttttttcacatggagctattgaaattgaaaatcctaaaaatggtgatatatttaaagttaatggacaaaaattaaaaccatttttggaattaaaaactgatgaagtggatgagatactccttgaggaccctgtttaccatgctctttgattcctgtgtgatcttgataacttgtgttttatttgtattgttgttttatgtgcgatttaatttttgttagttgtatCCTGTTCTATCTTGTTCTATCTTCGCAATGcacaatatcgaggtacgaccattctaaactttacactcttgtcaattttaatttatatttatattttgacacattgaggacaatgcttaaattaagtttgggggtatcgagttttattgtgtttgttttgtgttttatttatgtttgctttgcattgtttttaatgttttgtgttttattttatgtatgcttgtttgaaaagaaaaaaaatgtttgtttgaattttttttatttatttatatgttgtggttttgttaatttttttttttttatttgttcattttcataaaaattcaaaaaaaaaaaaaaatttaaaaaaattatttacaaaaaaaaaaaaaaaaaaatttggtgatatttttcattttcaatgataaaaattctgattgagtttgaaattaattctcttaaaagtatgaataatttttaagctttgtttttaattatagggtcaattttgcttgtaacaaaaattacatttttcataaaaactcttatttcctataagtttaagtgaaaaataattttaataaaaacatattttctaaaagcaaaattgacaatttaattaattatataagcttaacttttattcataataatttctgagagttattttcattgtgcaatttttgagaaaatcatttttatatcaccaataaaaaaaaaaaatatatgtgtattttaatttttcttttgcttgaggactagcaaaactttaagtttgggggtgtgataactctacaaaatagagttattttaccatgttttacatgctaattgttgcttagttcatgagtttttaattaacttattaagtttttatgtaatttttaatttattagtcttattgtagttttctagatttttatatgtttttatagatatgttattataatatgttgtagtttaattatttaaaattagtattgttagtttgaatgctaaaaatatgattttattgaaattaaatgttatgtaaattaaattttaattaatgttttcatgggagttatatgatatattttattaatgaaaatatttaattttaatttagtttataatttattgtgtaggaaaattattgcccttgaaaagcaagaaaatcaaaggaaagatggtaattttgaaagaaagtaacaagaaaaatggtgtttctccaaaagcccaaccacgtgaggcccactctaggcccaacccgtggccccccctccaacacccaaccaccacattgctgccatttcccttattgagcccaacaaaaatgcaatttgtccctttgtcccctatgacaaaaatgccaactttttaccctttttcctacacattttcaccacaacatcatcattacaccctataatttacctctacataccatatttattttatttaattaatctaatcaatttaattaatttaaattgattattttaataaactcactttggctataaatatggactttcaagaccatttttggggtgcttaattttttggttaccatctttttctctcattttctctctaccattatctcttccatttgggtttttcaagagcattttgcaagtatgtatgtcatttattttgtaatttctattctagttatgtgcttctaatctttttcataagattattaagatcatgatgaagcaacttgtaactaggtaatatttatgttgtatgttgatttcccttgtaatgcaacaaagtctatggatttttcttcttcatatatttctttcatcttaaatatcttgtattttagattgttagaacatttttacactttgttcttcattagtgcataaacataatattctttgtgtaagatgtgtcattaaattgtacacatccatgcttagaacaaaaatattatgttttgccttataaataatgttcattgatttatttgttatttcattagattgatttacactaaatgctttgaaattataattttgaaaagtgaagaaaaatcctatctttttataagaaaattgtgcttaaaattataaatatttttggaaaatgatagtttaaattattttaactatcactaaaacttgggaatcaatatactaataaatattattaaacttacattttgtggattctagtatcttaataatcttttcttttaatacttattttcaactcattattggtttattttcattatcttaaaaagctttatttttcaatatttcattttatgttcatactattaaaactcatcaatctttggaactagcttagaatttattacttttgatttaaaatagtttcattttcgattttagacaactcctttgggttcgacatccttgcttacgatcactattctatatggacgattcgtgcgcttgcgatatataaatttttaaacatacccgtttagggTCCATCACTGATCTATGGTTTGATTGTCTGTCTTTGTTCTACTCTCAGaagtaaaatagttttttttattcCTGTTATAATCAAGGTCCTTCTTAATATGTTCTTGAACTTGATTCACAAGGTCTGAGGTTTAGGTGGGAAGTGcagtttccaaaaaaaaaaaatgcatacaaAAATTTGGGCATAAAAGTAAAGATACAGAGTTTAAGCATTTAGGATATGAATGCTATGACATTTGCTTTGGAAAAACAATAGGttatataatgagaataataaatataaagAGGTAGGGTGTAGTTTCGAGAACTGTTCTTGTTGCATTATATTAGTAGtacacaataatatatatatatatatatatgtatcatttatgtgtaattttacatgtatacatttataatatataattttgagcAATGTTAGATGTATATATACAATATTACATTCGGATGTACAAAATTACTTAAATGGCCCCAATATCCAGAGTTGTAATAATAATGCATGCTATATAACTTGAATTTCAGCTACTGATGTAATTATATTTATCAAAATGATTCAAAAGACAACTAAAAACAATAATGAGCATGTTAAATAGAAAAGCATTTTGTCATAAAAGAAATTCCATTGTTTGAAACCATAGGTACTATATATTAATCATACCCAATTGGCCTAAAATCCTATTTAGGATGTTCCACACTACCTTCCTAAGTTTATACGCACTTAGGCACACTATATGTGACCACAAAGCATGGAAGCACTGCCTTTGGATCCAAAACGAAAAGCACATCTGTGCCATCGGATTGTTCGCCAACGTGGAATGATCCAACGATAGAATGAAAGCCACCTCCTTCATCATTAAGTCCATGTTCGTCCAAACGAGCAATACGACCTGCAATGACTTTACATACTACAATAGCTTTCTTTGCCAAAATTCCATTTGAACGACACTCATCACTACTAGACGACATGCTTTCATGAGCTTCTCCACTCTGCTCAAAGAATGAAACTAAGCCATCCTCGagtgaaaattttaaattcaaaactcTACAAACACCACATCGTTTATTTTCACACGTGTAAGAAGACGATTCCTTGGATCCCAAGGAACAAGAAATTGTCGTTGCATGCAACTGCAAAAGCTCATTCCCACCATTAGCCTGTAAATCTCTGTCCGAACGGCACGTCGTATACCTGTATTTTTCAAACATTAGAAGAGTATGTAAACTGTGACTCACTCTTAGTATTTTATCGATTTTGAGGCTTGTTTTGTGAAGCCAACCTGAGTGGATTGTATTTTCCACGTATCTAAACAAAGGGCTTCCTTCCAAAACCTCTGAAACCATATTAACAAGCCATGGAGTTGGAGAGAAAACAACTGAGTTGAAATCAAGTTTTTTTAAGGGTTTTAACGACTTGTCGTTTAAACAGGAAGTGGGTTTTGGTTTTTTTGAGGATTGGATACCGGATGTTGGTTTGAAACATCTTACACTTGTGCTTGGATGACATGCCAGGATTGCTATGGTGGCTGCAATTAGACACTTTTCATCCatggaaattattattattttgggtgaAAAATGACCAAATACATGTATTTTTCTTGTTATAAATTTTGGCATATTAAAATGCGTCCCAATGAGAAGACTTGCtcattttaaaacataaattatggagctaatttttttttattatatacataaatGGTCACTAattattaatattcttaaacttttCTTTTTTACTTCCTTCTTTCCAATTGACACTCTCATATCTATAAATgcccataaaatatatatatggaatAAATTTTATGGATTTGAAAAATGTACCCAAAATTAGTAATTTAAGAATATGAATCAAAATTAGTGCATTACTAATATATGATTGTAtacattaataattattaataaagaaAGTAGGATTAATTGTGTTTCTTAGTAATCTTTCTACAAATATTTGTTACCTTTAATATGTTATTCATTATGGTACGTATGAAAATGTTTTCCACTaagtataataaaataaaaatgtagtattttcagaaaaagaaaaaaatagcaGTTTGACTAGTGCATGGTACGTGTCTGATTTTCATGCAACGTAGGGGTTCAAATATATTAGCTTAAATAATTGCTTAATTGTCTCATCTCAAAAAAGATATATGAAGCTCATCAGCTCACACCATTCAAAGTCTTATATTCCATCAAATAGGCCACTTTTTTCAGGTTTAGTTAGTTATTAGAAGAGAATAAATCGATATTCTAATAAGTTTGATAACTATAATTAATTTATAAGCTAATAATAATAGATAATAGAGTTAATGAAAATGGGATCAGATGCATTCTTAGAGGTGATTTTGGCCATCTTTCTTCCTCCTGTGGGTGTCTTCCTTCGCTATGGCTGTGGGGTAATAATTTTCATTCTCTCACTCACTGAACCCATATATCATGATTAACTTATTTGCTttgtgtgtatgtatgtatgtatgtatgtatatatacaaaaatatgggagtttttttaaaaaaatcttttatggcttttttttaaatgtttttcttttttgtctATGAGTTTCGTTTTCCCATATGTTTGTATAAATTTGTGCTTATGCTATACATTAGTTCTTAATTAAGTTTTTTAAAACTGAGAGgctacttttgtatttttttttatccttatttgtttttttatagaaaaaatagtattttttcacttttttcttttattttttaatttttttaatcatttttttccATTAATTATATTGTCCtttaattttctctttttttcccttcattttttaacatatatattatatttttcaataatagataattatatattttttttattaatgcaCTCTTTTTTTACAGGTTTTTttactatatgtaaaaaaaaaaatcaaataatttttttcaaactttttctttttgttgtttctttcttcttctttcttttttttt is a window of Humulus lupulus chromosome 4, drHumLupu1.1, whole genome shotgun sequence DNA encoding:
- the LOC133829335 gene encoding low temperature-induced protein lt101.2-like encodes the protein MGSDAFLEVILAIFLPPVGVFLRYGCGVEFWIDLLLTLLGYIPGIIYAVYVLVG